DNA from Synechococcus sp. CBW1108:
GTTCGCTTTCGCCGCGGCATTTTTTTGTTTGAGAGGAGTCAGTTGAGATTGGTCAGCTAAAGACCCGGCTGAGCGGATGGTTTTGCCAGGCCTGCTGGGCCGCAGCCAGGGCCTGGGCCGGACCACAGAGGCTGAGGGCCGGGGACCCCAGGTGCCGCTGGGCCACGGCCATCAGGGTTTCGGCGTCGAGCCGCTCGGCCCGATCCAGGCACTCGGATACAAAGTGCTCGCCCAGGCCATGGCCGAGCACCAGGGCCTGGCGATCGGCGATCTGGCTGCAGGTCTGGCGCCCCATGGCGTCCTGGCCGCGGTATTTGGCTTTGGCCAGGGCCAGTTCGCCTTGGCTGAGTGGCGTTTCAAGCAGCCTTTGCCACTCCTCGAGCACTGCGGTGGTGGCTTCCCCCGCCCGCTCAGCAGAGGTGGAGAGGTGCCAGATGAAAGGTGTGGCGCCGCGCCGGGCCGGCAGGTGAACGCCCACGTCGTAGGCCAGGCCACGCTCTTCGCGTAGGGCCATAAACAGCCGGCTGGACATCCCCAGGCCGAGGTGGGCATGGAGCACCCTCAGGGCCAGGGCATCGGGATCGCCCAGGGGCACGGTGGCAACTCCGAGCAACAGCACCAGCTGTTCGGTGTCCTGTTCAAGCAGGGCGATGGGCTGGCCGCAGGCGGGGGCCAGCGGTCCCGGCTCGTAGCGCGGAGCTGCCGTGGTCCAGGGAAAGTGCCCCAGGGCCCCATCGAAGCTCTCGGCTAGCTGGGCGGGCAGATCCCCGCAGGCCACTAGCAGGGCGCCCCCAGCCCCCAGGGGCGCCACCAGCGCTGCAAGTTGGTCCCTCTGCAGTTCAGCCAACTCCTGCTCCACCCCCAGGGGGTCGTGGCCGTAGGGGCCGCCGCCGAACAGTTGCCCGCGCAGCTGGTCGTGGGCCAACTGGAAGGGATCCTCGCGCTGGCGCAGCAGGTTCTGCAGGTTGAGATCCCTCTCCAGCTCAAATTGGTCCTGGCTCAGCCAGGGATCCCGCGCCATCGCCACCAAAAGGGGCAACAATTGCTCTGCGTCACTGCTGGCACATTTGAGGCTCAGCACCAGGCTGTCTTCACTGGCTTCGCAGCGCAGGGCCGCGCCTCTGCCCTCCACCAGATCGGCCAGGGCTTCGGCGCCGTAGTCACCACAGCCCCTGGTCATCAACCCTGCCAGCAACTGGGCCGCTCCCCGCTGCCCCGGCTGATCGGCGCTGCTGCCGCCCCGAATCCAGAGCCGGCTGGCCACAATTTCCGGACCGGGCCGGCGTTGCCAGACCAGGGGCAGCCCCCCCGAGAGGTCCGTGCTCTGCCAGCTGGCAAGTTGACTGGTCATGCCGGCACCGCTTCAAGTACGCAGGCCCGGCTCGGATCCAGCAGGGGCACCACCTGGTCCAGCAGCTCCTGGCTGCTCCAGCTCTCGATCTCGGCCAAGGGCAGGGCCAGGGCCTGGTGCCGCCCCCAAAGCCTGTTGTTGCCGATCAGGCCGGCCAGTCCACCCGCGGCCTCCAGGCCAAAGCGATAGCCGTTGGCCACCAGGCGCTGGGCCCGCAGCCACTCCGGCTTGGTTAAGCCCTGCTCCTGGAGCTCTGCCCAAACCTGGGCGATCGCCCGGTGCACGGCGCCGAGTTCATCGGCTTCGCAGATCGCCTCCAGCAGGGCGAAGCTGCCGCTCTCCATCACGTGCAGGTCCAGATCGATGCTCTCGACAATGCGCAGCTGCTCCCGCAGCCGCTCCACCAGCAGGCTGCGCCGCCCCTCGGCCAGCACGGTGGTGAGCAGGTCTGCTCCCATCACGCCGTGGAGATCGCTGGCGGGGGGCAGGCCCCAGAGCATCAGCAGCCGGGCCGATTCCAGCCTAGGCACCGTGATCCGGTGCAGCCCGGGCTGCACCGCCAGGGCTGGTGGCGGCGGCGGTTCGTCGATCGCGCCCAGTTGGGCCAGGGCGCTCGCACCGATCCCTTCTTTGAGCTGCAGGAAGTCGGCGCCCCCACAGAGGGCCAGTACGCAGCGATTGGCGCCGTAGAGACGCCGGTGGAAATCGGCCATGGCCTCGGGTGTCTGGGCGGCCAGCAGCTCGCGGCGCCCCAGGATCGGTTCGCCGTAGGCATGGCCCGGACAGCCCAGCCGCAGCAGCTGTTGCAGGGCGATTTCGTCGGGCTGGTCCTCGCTTTGGGCCAGCTCTTCGAGCACCACCTGGCGCTCCATTTCAAAGGCCCGGGGTTCGAGGCTGGGATGGAGCACCAGATCCAGCAGCAGCTCCAGGGCCTGGGCTGCCGACTCGGGGGGCACCAGCACGTGGTAGTGCACGTCATCGAAGCCCGTGGCGGCATTGCTGCTGCCGCCCATCGCTTCAATTTTGAGGTCAAATTCGCCCGGACCCAGCCGCTGGCTGCCCTTGAAAACCATGTGCTCGAGAAAGTGAGCCAGACCGCTTTCCGGGGCTTTCTCAAAGATGCTGCCGGCCCGGCACCAGAAGTCGAGACACACCAGGGGAGAATCGGCCAGCTGCAGCTGGACAAGCGTGGCGCCGTTGGCCAGCTGGAGCTCAGTGGGCTCGGCCAGGCCTGGCAACTGGGGTGCGGTCGGGGCCGATGTCAAGGCTCAGATGCGTGGCAGGATCTGCATTCTGCTGGCTGCCATCTCCCCTTGAGTTCCGCTGCCCCATCCCGTCAGGATCCAGCCATTGCCAGCCCCGGGGGGATCCACCCCCTGGTGGATCGCCTGGCAGGGCTGATCCGCCAGGCCTGGCTGGAACTGCCCGAGTTGGCCCCCCTGGCAGTCAACCCCGAACTTGAGGCCATCAGCGGCAGCCTGGATGGGGAGGCCCTGTTCATCCGCAATGAATTGCGCCAGTGCCGCGGCCTGCGCAAGCTGCACCTGGAGACGGCCCGGCTCGGCTCTGGTTTGCAGATCTTGCACTGCGTACTCTTCCCCGATCCGCGTTTTGATCTGCCCATCTTCGGTGCAGACATCGTGGCTGGCCCGGCCGGAGTTTCCGCCGCCATCGTCGATCTCTCCCCGGTAGGGCCAGCCCTGCCGGCTGGCATCAGCGCCGCCCTCGCCGCCCGGCCCCGGGTTGGCTTCAGCCAGGAGCGAGAACTGCCTGGCTGGGGGTCGATTTTTTCCCCCTTTGTGCGCTTTGTGCGCCCCACCAGCCCGGCGGAGGAAACGGCCTTTCTCGCGGAGGTCTCAGGCCTGCTGGAGGTGTTGACGGCGGCAATCAATTCGGCCAGCGCCGAGCCGCCGCAGCATCCGGCTACGGTTGAGCGATGGCAGGGCCAGCTCCACTATTGCAAGCAGCAGAAACAAAACGACAAAACCCGCAGGGTGCTGGAGAAGGCTTTCAACCCCGCCTGGGCGGACCGCTACATCGAGGAACTGCTCTTCGACGATCCGCCGGCTCCGTGAAAAGGGCGCTCACGGCCGTGCCGAGCTGGGCCTGGTGGCTTGGCGGCGGGGTTCTGCTGCTGTTGCTGGTGGTGGGCATCACCCGCCACCAGCGCCCTGCCCAGGCCCCCCCCCCGGCCGTTCCGGTCCAGCCTGGTCGGCCGGAGCCGGTAGCAGCCCTCGGCCGCCTGGAACCCGACGGGGATGTGCGCGTGCTGGCCGCGCCGATCAGTGGCATTGGCAGCAGTCCGCGGATCAGCCAGTTGCTGGTGGAGGAGGGCGATGAGGTGCGCCAGGGCCAGTTGCTGGCCAGTTTTGATTCGGGCCCCAGCCTGCGGGCCCAGCAGGGGTTGCTCGCCGCCCGAATTGGCAATCTCGACCAGCGCCTGGCGGTCCAGACCCGAGACATCCACCGCTATCGCAGCCTGAGCCGCTCCGGGGCCATACCCAGCGGCGAATTGGACACCCGGGAAACGGCCCTGCTCGCCCTCCAGGGGGAGCGCCGGGAGGCCTGGTTGGAACTGCAGAAGGTCTACAGGGAACTCGAGCTCACCGAGCTGCGAGCCCCCATTGACGGCACCGTATTGAAGTTGCATGCCCGGGTGGGGGAGCGTCCTGGGGACAGGGGTGTGCTCGAGCTTGGGGCCAGCAGCCGGATGCAGGCCCTGGTTGAGGTTTACGAAAGCGATGTGGGCCGGGTGCGTCCCGGCCAGCCGGTCACCTTGATCAGCGAAAACGGAGGTTTCCAGGGCGAGCTCCAGGGTCGGGTGATCCGGATCAGCCCCCAGGTGAGGCAACGCACCTTGCTCTCCACCGACCCCACCGGCGACGCGGATGCCCGCATTGTCGAGGTGCGGGTGGCCCTTGCCCCAGCCGATAGCCAGCGGGTGCGCGCCCTGACGGGCCTGAAGGTGATTGCCCGCCTCGGGGCCGGCAGCTCCCCGCCAGGTCGCTGATGTTTGCCCGCCTGTGGCAGGGCCGCCGCATCCCCTTGGCCTGGTTGTTGCTCACCCGTCAGCCGATGCGCCTGCTGGTGGCCCTGGCCGGCATTGCCTTTGCCGGCATTTTGATGTTCATGCAGCTGGGCTTCCGCGATGGCCTCTTCGATGCCAGCGTGACGATCCATCGCCTGCTCGATGCCGATCTGGTGCTGATCAGCCCCCGCTCCAGCAGCTCGGTGAGCATGGCGGGGTTCCCCCGGCGCCGGCTGGTGCAGGCCATGGCCGATCCCGCCGTGGTCGGCATCACGCCGGTGCATTGGAACCTGCTGCTCTGGCGCAATCCTGAAAACCGCGCCACCCGTTCAATCCTCACCCTGGGCTTTGAGCCAGCCGACCCCCTGTTCACCGATCCTTCCCTGGCCCGCAAGGCGAAGTTGCTGCAAGACCGGGGCCGGGTGCTGTTCGACGAGCTCTCCCGGCCCGAATTCGGGCCGGTGGCCGCTTGGTTCCGCTCCGGCCGCACCGTGGAAAGTGAAATCAGTGGTCAGCGGGTGCGGGTGGCGGGCCTGGTGGCGCTTGGCACCTCCTTCGGCGCCGACGGCAACCTGCTCACCAGCCACGAAACCTACCTGCGCCTGTTGCCCAACACCCCGCCCGGCAGCATTGAGGTGGGCCTTATCCGGCTTGCGCCCGGCTCAGATCCGGCTGAAGTGGCGGCTCGGCTCAAACAGCGGCTGCCCGCCGACGTCACCGTGCTCACCAAGGACGGCTTCATCGCCTTTGAGCAGGATTACTGGCGTTCCAGTACCTCGATCGGCTTCATCTTCACCCTCGGCGCCGCCATGGGCTTTGTGGTGGGCTGCGTGATCGTCTACCAGATCCTCTACTCCGATGTGAGTGATCACCTGCCCGAATACGCCACCTTGATGGCCATGGGCTACCGGCTGACCAGCCTGCTTGGGGTGGTGGCCCGCGAGGGCCTGCTGCTGGCCACCTTCGGCTACCTGCCGGCCTACGCGGCCGGTCAGGGGCTGTATCTCGTGGTGCGCAATGCCACCCAGCTGCCGGTGACGATGGACACCACCAGGGCCATGACCGTTTTCATCATGATCCTGGTGATGTGTATGGGTTCGGCCCTGCTGGCCATGCGCAAGCTGGCCGATGCGGATCCGGCGGAGATCTTCTGATGGCACCGATGGTGCGCCTCTGCGCTCTCAAGCATCACTTCGGCAGCGGCGCCATGCGTCGCCAGGTGCTCATTGATATCAGTCTCAGTGTGGAGGCCGGTGAGGTGGTGCTGCTGACGGGCCCCTCCGGCTGCGGCAAGACCACCCTGCTGACCTTGATCGGTGCCCTGCGCCAGGTTCAGGAGGGTTCGGTGCAGGTGTTCGGCGAGGAGTTGCGGGGCGCCAGCGCTGCCGCCAGGCTGCGCCTGCGCCGCCGGATCGGCATGATCATCCAGGGGCACAACCTGCTGCGCTGCCTCAGTGCCGAGCAGAACGTGCAGATGGGCGCCGACCTGCTTGAGGGCCTCAGCTATCGGGCCCGGCGCGACCGCTCCCGCGAATGGCTGCGCGCCGTCGGCCTCCAGGACCACCTGGGCAAATTGCCCCATGACCTCTCCGGAGGCCAGAAGCAGCGGGTGGCCATAGCCCGGGCCCTGGCGGCCAGGCCCGAACTGCTGCTGGCGGATGAACCGACTGCCTCGCTCGATTCCCGCACCGGCCGTGAGGTGGTGGAGCTGCTTAAGGGACTGGCCAAGGACCAGGGCTGCGGCGTGCTGATGGTCACCCACGATCCCCGCATTCTCGATGTGGCCGACCGCCTGGTGCAGATGGAGGATGGCCGACTCAGCCAGGGGGCCTATGCGATTGATTAGGCTTGTGTTCTGACCCACCCCAGGTTGCCTTCCGCATGTCCAAGCGCAGAAATCTCAAGAAGGAAAAGCAGGAGCGCAACCGCGCCTACGCCCGCAAGTTCAAGAAGCGCAAGCTGCGCAACGACGGCCGGGGCGAGGGCGCCGGTAATGGCGTGACTGGCACCGCCAACAACGGTGGCGCCGCTGATTGATCAGCGCCTCTAACGCCTTGCTTGGGGGATCCGCAGGGATCCCTTTTTTCTTGTTCAGCCCACCTGGCGAGCCATGTTCCTGAGCGTCGTCATCCCCACCTACAACCGGCTGCCAATCCTGCGCAAGTGTCTGCTGGCCCTGGAAGACCAGCAGCTGGCCGCCCCGATAACGGGCTATGAGGTGGTGTTGGTGGACGACGGCTCCACCGATGCCACCTTGAGCTGGCTGGCTGACCATGCAGCAGCGCTGCCCCACCTACGGCTGATCAGGCAGGAGCATGGGGGGCCAGCTGCAGCCCGCAACCGGGGGGTGCAAGGGGCAAGGGGCGATGTAATCGTCTTCATCGACAGCGATCTGGTGGTTACCCCCAGCTTCCTGAGTTGCCACGCCCAGGCCCTGCAACGCCACTGGAGCCGGCCCGGTCATCGCCCTTGCTTCACCTATGGCGCAGTGATCAACACGGCCAACTTTGACCATCCCACCGGCGAGCCCCACAAGCTGCGCGATCTCTCCTTCGCCTATTTCGCCACGGGCAACGTGGCCATCGAGCGCCAGCTGCTGGAGCGGGCGGGCCTGTTCGACACCCGCTTCCGGCTCTATGGCTGGGAAGACCTCGAACTCGGTGAACGGCTGCGCCGGCTGGGCGTTGTGCTGGTGCGCTGCCCCGAGGCGGTTGGCTACCACTGGCATCCGGCCCTGCGACTGGAGCAGATCCCCGAT
Protein-coding regions in this window:
- a CDS encoding pitrilysin family protein; amino-acid sequence: MTSAPTAPQLPGLAEPTELQLANGATLVQLQLADSPLVCLDFWCRAGSIFEKAPESGLAHFLEHMVFKGSQRLGPGEFDLKIEAMGGSSNAATGFDDVHYHVLVPPESAAQALELLLDLVLHPSLEPRAFEMERQVVLEELAQSEDQPDEIALQQLLRLGCPGHAYGEPILGRRELLAAQTPEAMADFHRRLYGANRCVLALCGGADFLQLKEGIGASALAQLGAIDEPPPPPALAVQPGLHRITVPRLESARLLMLWGLPPASDLHGVMGADLLTTVLAEGRRSLLVERLREQLRIVESIDLDLHVMESGSFALLEAICEADELGAVHRAIAQVWAELQEQGLTKPEWLRAQRLVANGYRFGLEAAGGLAGLIGNNRLWGRHQALALPLAEIESWSSQELLDQVVPLLDPSRACVLEAVPA
- a CDS encoding glycosyltransferase family 2 protein, with protein sequence MFLSVVIPTYNRLPILRKCLLALEDQQLAAPITGYEVVLVDDGSTDATLSWLADHAAALPHLRLIRQEHGGPAAARNRGVQGARGDVIVFIDSDLVVTPSFLSCHAQALQRHWSRPGHRPCFTYGAVINTANFDHPTGEPHKLRDLSFAYFATGNVAIERQLLERAGLFDTRFRLYGWEDLELGERLRRLGVVLVRCPEAVGYHWHPALRLEQIPDLIRVERERAKMGLVFFLKHPTLRVRFIVQYTWLHLLLWELLTLGGLLNERSLRPLLAWLIRVGQAAMAMELLRLPLNRLGVRSLFAEARILAATKVQSSPI
- a CDS encoding phycocyanobilin:ferredoxin oxidoreductase is translated as MSSAAPSRQDPAIASPGGIHPLVDRLAGLIRQAWLELPELAPLAVNPELEAISGSLDGEALFIRNELRQCRGLRKLHLETARLGSGLQILHCVLFPDPRFDLPIFGADIVAGPAGVSAAIVDLSPVGPALPAGISAALAARPRVGFSQERELPGWGSIFSPFVRFVRPTSPAEETAFLAEVSGLLEVLTAAINSASAEPPQHPATVERWQGQLHYCKQQKQNDKTRRVLEKAFNPAWADRYIEELLFDDPPAP
- the devC gene encoding ABC transporter permease DevC encodes the protein MFARLWQGRRIPLAWLLLTRQPMRLLVALAGIAFAGILMFMQLGFRDGLFDASVTIHRLLDADLVLISPRSSSSVSMAGFPRRRLVQAMADPAVVGITPVHWNLLLWRNPENRATRSILTLGFEPADPLFTDPSLARKAKLLQDRGRVLFDELSRPEFGPVAAWFRSGRTVESEISGQRVRVAGLVALGTSFGADGNLLTSHETYLRLLPNTPPGSIEVGLIRLAPGSDPAEVAARLKQRLPADVTVLTKDGFIAFEQDYWRSSTSIGFIFTLGAAMGFVVGCVIVYQILYSDVSDHLPEYATLMAMGYRLTSLLGVVAREGLLLATFGYLPAYAAGQGLYLVVRNATQLPVTMDTTRAMTVFIMILVMCMGSALLAMRKLADADPAEIF
- a CDS encoding HlyD family efflux transporter periplasmic adaptor subunit, with protein sequence MKRALTAVPSWAWWLGGGVLLLLLVVGITRHQRPAQAPPPAVPVQPGRPEPVAALGRLEPDGDVRVLAAPISGIGSSPRISQLLVEEGDEVRQGQLLASFDSGPSLRAQQGLLAARIGNLDQRLAVQTRDIHRYRSLSRSGAIPSGELDTRETALLALQGERREAWLELQKVYRELELTELRAPIDGTVLKLHARVGERPGDRGVLELGASSRMQALVEVYESDVGRVRPGQPVTLISENGGFQGELQGRVIRISPQVRQRTLLSTDPTGDADARIVEVRVALAPADSQRVRALTGLKVIARLGAGSSPPGR
- a CDS encoding pitrilysin family protein, with amino-acid sequence MTSQLASWQSTDLSGGLPLVWQRRPGPEIVASRLWIRGGSSADQPGQRGAAQLLAGLMTRGCGDYGAEALADLVEGRGAALRCEASEDSLVLSLKCASSDAEQLLPLLVAMARDPWLSQDQFELERDLNLQNLLRQREDPFQLAHDQLRGQLFGGGPYGHDPLGVEQELAELQRDQLAALVAPLGAGGALLVACGDLPAQLAESFDGALGHFPWTTAAPRYEPGPLAPACGQPIALLEQDTEQLVLLLGVATVPLGDPDALALRVLHAHLGLGMSSRLFMALREERGLAYDVGVHLPARRGATPFIWHLSTSAERAGEATTAVLEEWQRLLETPLSQGELALAKAKYRGQDAMGRQTCSQIADRQALVLGHGLGEHFVSECLDRAERLDAETLMAVAQRHLGSPALSLCGPAQALAAAQQAWQNHPLSRVFS
- a CDS encoding ATP-binding cassette domain-containing protein — its product is MAPMVRLCALKHHFGSGAMRRQVLIDISLSVEAGEVVLLTGPSGCGKTTLLTLIGALRQVQEGSVQVFGEELRGASAAARLRLRRRIGMIIQGHNLLRCLSAEQNVQMGADLLEGLSYRARRDRSREWLRAVGLQDHLGKLPHDLSGGQKQRVAIARALAARPELLLADEPTASLDSRTGREVVELLKGLAKDQGCGVLMVTHDPRILDVADRLVQMEDGRLSQGAYAID